In Pan paniscus chromosome 1, NHGRI_mPanPan1-v2.0_pri, whole genome shotgun sequence, the DNA window CGGAACGTGACCTCGCCACCACTGCTCTTGGATTCTGTGCGCTTGGCCCTTAGGAATGACAGTGCGTGTAACCCTGTGATGGCAACACAAGCTTTTGTTCTGTTCCAGTTTCCATTTACTTCCTGTGGCACCACAAGACAGGTGAGCAGTTGGGCTTTGTTCCTGGCTCTGGAAGTTGGGTGGGAAGGTTGCAGTGACTAGTGGGGGAGAGCTGAAATACGTTGGCCGTGAACGATACTTGTGACTACTACTTGGAGTTTGGGAGAGTCCCTAGGGCAGGAGAATGCCTCATCACTGAAAAAGTTAATCTCTTCTGAGTGTTCAGCTAAGACCATCACAGCTGTGATCTAGCTAAGGGGCTGTCATTTACCATGCTATAGAGAAAAAACCAGCAGGGATGCTGACTGGAATTGGTAGTGCTTCAGCTTCCTCTCCTAGGTGCTCAAATTCCTTCTTATTCCTTTGTCCTGAGATAAGGCGAAGTGATAACTTGCCAGGATGTCACTGCTATGTGTTCTTACCTCTGCTGAAGTAATAGGAAATATACCATACAACAGGGTAGCATTGCTGAGGGCTTAGACAAGATGCAAGTCAAGCAGCATAACACTAACAGAAATGATCAAGACTTCTCCATCTATTTCTGTAGATCACTGGAGACCGAGCAGTGTACGAAAATGAACTGGTGGCAACTAGGGATGTGAAAAATGGGAGCCGTGGCTCTGTCACTCGTGACAGCATCTTCAGGTAAGGGCTTGGCCAGAATGACTTCCCCTCTTCCATAAGGTGGGCATTCTCAGGTAAGCCCTGAATCCACAAATGAGCATTCCTCAGCAATAGGAGAAAACCCGTCTGCTACCTTGGTTCACCAATTGCACTGCCCATTACTTGATTAGGTCCGTCTGTGTTGCTGTCTCCAACCCGACCTAAGCCTCAAGCTCACCTGGAGTTCTGCTATTTCACTTAActagatttttttctcattttggccTTCTCCATTCTACATTTCAGCCTACATTTCTCCATTCTACATCTTGGCCTTCTCCACTGTCCATGCTGTAGCCAAAAGAATTCCTCTAAAACCTTAAGTCGGTCAAATCACACACCTTAAAGccatggacaaaaaaaaaaagctttaagatGAACATCAGGACCCTGCATAAAACAGCTCCTACTTCATCTCCAGCCTGTTCACTTCTAACATTCTCAGTCCCTTACTCACTATTCCCCGATTGCAGCCTGGTTCTTCTATGGAATTCTCAAAGGGCCTCAAGCATTTCCTTGCCTCCACGCTTTGCTCTATATTGGGTGATGCTTTCCCTCTACCTCAAGTTTTTCTTTCACCTTCATATCAAGGGTACCTCTAAGGTCTTCCCTGATCTTCTCTATGGCAAGCATCTGTTTCTCATGatgcatctttatttctgtgtgcTTATCTCCAACTCAAACATTGGTCCTACTTGTATATTGGTCTCCCCAACTAAAATACAGCTCCCAGAAGGGCAGGAACCACATCCATCATACTTATAAACTTGTCTAGCACTTAATGCTTTCCTTGAGTTAAAAAGAAAGGATGTGTAACTGACACCCACTTCCCACAACCAACTAGCTAAAATCTTGTTTCTCTGCAGGCTCCATGTCAGCTGCAGCTACTCAGTAAGTAGCAACTCTCTCCCAATCAATGTCCAGGTTTTCACTCTCCCACCACCCTTTCCTGAGACCCAGCCTGGACCCCTCACTCTGGAACTTCAGATTGCCAAAGGTATGACCCCCTTGGCTGGAGTATCTGGCCTATAGTCTAAATCGAGTCTTCTGGGGCATGAAGACCCTAAGTTAGTAACAAGACACTTAAGGGGCTTGGGGTTATTTAAAGGGGTGACAGTCCCTCAAGTCACTGAGAGATTACTACTTCAAATCCTTATTTCTGCCTCTTGCAGATAAAAACTATGGCTCCTACTATGGTGTTGGTGACTACCCAGTGGTGAAGTTGCTTCGGGATCCCATTTACGTGGAGGTCTCCATCCTTCACAGAACAGACCCCTACCTGGGGCTGCTCCTACAACAGTGTTGGGCAACACCCAGCACTGACCCCCTGAGTCAGCCACAGTGGCCCATCCTGGTAAAGGGGTAAGTGGTTCTTTCATACACCTGTGCTGAGACTCTCAAAGAAGCCCATCCTGACTGCTGGGTCTCTTGGTCTAGCTGCCCCTACATTGGAGACAACTATCAGACCCAGCTGATCCCTGTCGAGAAAGCCTTGGATCTTCCATTTCCCTCTCACCACCAGCGCTTCAGCATCTTCACCTTCAGCTTTGTGAACCCTACAGTGGAGAAACAGGCCCTCAGGGGACCGGTAGGATGTTCCCTTCCATGACACTCACCAGGGCTCTGAACCTCCCCAACTTACAACTGTTTCCATGTCCTACTACTCTGCAGCCAAGGAAGCCCTTTAATGCTGGCTATTGGTACTGACTCAGAGCAACCCTTGTTACCAATTACATGAGTGACATCTGTCAATTGGACTCCAGTTCCTTAGTGCCATTGTGATATCAACTTGGACCATATCAATTTTCTGATAACTTCCTGAACCTCTTCCTGGGGAGGCAAAGCAGGTTTAGAGATACATGGCATGGTGATACTACAAATGACCTGAATTCTGTTGGCTCCCAGGTGCATCTACACTGCAGCGTGTCAGTCTGCCAGCCTGCTGAGACACCATCCTGTGTGGTAACCTGTCCTGATCTCAGTCGTGAGTATCCAAGCTGTTAGAGGACAGATTTGAATGAATCTTGAGTCCCATGTCTAACCTTTCCTAGTCTCTGGCCAAACAACTCAAACTGAAGATTCATCTTACTAAGGCTTCTCTAAGTACTTGCAGTGCCATAGAACAAAGATGACTAGCTTCCCAGAATCCCATGTCTCCTAAAACAAGCTATAAATGTTCGGGTAACCCTCAACCTTAGctttttccatataaactttaattcATCCACCAACCAAGGCAGTTTATGGCCTATCTTATGTCTCATTTTAACAAGATACACCTGAATAGTTGACAAACATGTCTATACCTGCTTGACAGGTCTGGCAATGCAGCCAAAAGATCTATAAGTAGAATGACTGGACCTAGAATGTGGTCTCTAGTTCGTTGGGTCCAATGCTTCTAAGTAGTCAATGTGTCTGTATGTCTACATGGTTCTACCTGTACTTGCCTAGCCTCTGAGTTCGGATTCATGACCTCTAAAGCTTTAAGTGCCTTCTAGCAAAACTCATAGTAACTAAATGGTGCTTTATTATGCAAAGTACAACATTAAGTAACATCTCCAAAAATGCATATTATCACTACTTCTAAAGAATGAACCATCTTAGATTGAGGTCCTACAACTGGCAAATAGAAGTAGAATTAAAACAGTTCTAcactgtgtttgtgtgtttgtgtgtttgtgtgtttgtgtgtttgtgtgtgtgtgtgtgtgtgtgttcgtgagaccagttcttgctctgtcatgcaggttggagtacaatggcatgattaCAGTTCAtggtagccttgacctcctgagctcaggtgatacacccagtTCGGCCTCCCAACTAAGACTACAGGCGTATTCTACTATGCCCaacctttctccctctctctctccctctctctctccctctctctctctccctctctctctccccctctctctctccccctctctctctccccctctctccctccccctctctccctccccctctctccctccccctctctccctccccctctctccctccccctctctccctccccctctctccctccccctctctccctccccctctctccctccccctctctccctccccctctctccctccccctctccctccccctccctcctgcctcagcctcctgagtagctgggattacaggcatgtgccacaaagtccagctaattttgtatttttggtagagacagggattcaccacgttggccaggctggtcttgaactcctgacctcaggtgatccacctgccttggcctcccgaagtgttgggattacaggcatgagccaccacgcctggcctttgtcttatttttttatagagatggatctttatgttgcctgggctggtctcaaactccagaaagCTTTTTTTCCTCACTGTCTACCTGCAGGTGTGTCCTTTGTTTCCCACTCTTCCATTTGCCATTTTGCCATCTTTCTTAATAAAACATaggatacagaaaatgtaaaaatgtatatttcaagTGAATGAAATTTGTTTTACTTCACTTGAAAACCAGATCTAAACTCATTAAATTGTTTTCTCTGCATCTCAGCCTCCAAGTTCTGTTCTAATAGTTACCTTTGAATTTCAGGGAAAGATCTCTGAATTATAAACATGATACTGTCAAAGTACTATTTAGAAAAGGATGGCAGTTCAGGGATAGTTTCTAACATCTTTATACGAAAGTCCTGGTGAAACTAAGGTAATGGCATCAGATATAAAATCTCACTTGTTCAAGTAcatgttaatatatttaatgaGGTTTTTGTAAGGCATAGAACCAAGCTTTATAGAGACACTTGGCCTTGCACCATAACATTTTCTATCCCTGCCCTATGTGTGCAAAAACTAATGAATTACTAGGTCTCATTTCTCTAACAGGAAGAAGAAATTTTGACAACAGTTCTCAGAACACTACTGCTAGTGTTTCTAGCAAAGGCCCCATGATTCTACTCCAAGCCACTAAGGACCCTCCAGAAAAGCTCCGTAAGTATCCAAGAGGGAAGAGATCAAACTAGTGAACTAAATTACTAATCAAAGCAACTTCCTCCTTTCTATCCCTCTTGTTCTAGTCAAAAGAAATTGACCTTCCTATAGCAGAAGACTGCTAGTCTTTGTCAGGACACAGAATCACTTGGTTTTAGCATACATTAACCTACCTTTCCATCCATCCTCCAGGTGTTCCTGTAGACTCGAAAGTTCTGTGGGTGGCAGGCCTTTCTGGGACCTTAATCCTTGCAGCCTTGTTAGTATCCTACTTGGCTGTCAAGAAACAGAAGAGTTGCCCAGACCAAATGTGTCAATAAAACCAGAGTGTACTCCCAGCCTGTGCTGAGCTTCTCATTTGAAAGGTAAAAGGTTAATTTCAGACTAGTTCATCTGTTCACATCACTTTATCTCTTAAGCTTGGGTAGTATAACTCAACTGAGAATAGAATAAAAACTGATACAAAAATTTCA includes these proteins:
- the ZP4 gene encoding zona pellucida sperm-binding protein 4, with protein sequence MWLLRCVLLCVSLSLAVSGQQKPEAPDYSSVLHCGPWSFQFAVNLSQEATSPPVLIAWDNQGLLHKLQNDSDCGTWIRKGPGSSVVLEATYSSCYVTEWDSHYIMPVGVEGAGAAEHKVVTERKLLKCPMDLLARDAPDTDWCDSIPARDRLPCAPSPISRGDCEGLGCCYSSEEVNSCYYGNTVTMHCTREGHFSIAVSRNVTSPPLLLDSVRLALRNDSACNPVMATQAFVLFQFPFTSCGTTRQITGDRAVYENELVATRDVKNGSRGSVTRDSIFRLHVSCSYSVSSNSLPINVQVFTLPPPFPETQPGPLTLELQIAKDKNYGSYYGVGDYPVVKLLRDPIYVEVSILHRTDPYLGLLLQQCWATPSTDPLSQPQWPILVKGCPYIGDNYQTQLIPVEKALDLPFPSHHQRFSIFTFSFVNPTVEKQALRGPVHLHCSVSVCQPAETPSCVVTCPDLSRRRNFDNSSQNTTASVSSKGPMILLQATKDPPEKLRVPVDSKVLWVAGLSGTLILAALLVSYLAVKKQKSCPDQMCQ